Proteins encoded within one genomic window of Nonomuraea gerenzanensis:
- a CDS encoding TetR/AcrR family transcriptional regulator, with product MTSTLRRRPAQRRSVERVERMLDECALLLDEVGYEALTTKEVARRAEVPIGTFYQFFHDKQGLVRALARRNLEAFLQRIIERIPMADLGHWTDLVDLAIDEFVDMKRTTPGFAVVDFGEVLGAPGEAGKRSLDETQENNVVVAERLRALSMELLDAPVGPGLDRALLVAVEATDAVLKLAFRADPAGDRELIAECKQLVRRYLADHLA from the coding sequence ATGACCAGTACCCTGCGCCGCCGACCCGCACAACGCCGGAGCGTCGAGCGCGTGGAGCGGATGCTCGACGAGTGCGCGCTCCTGCTCGACGAGGTCGGCTACGAGGCGCTGACCACGAAAGAGGTCGCGCGCCGGGCCGAGGTCCCCATCGGCACCTTCTACCAGTTCTTCCACGACAAGCAGGGGCTGGTGCGGGCGCTGGCCAGGCGCAACCTCGAGGCGTTCCTGCAGCGCATCATCGAGCGCATCCCCATGGCCGACCTCGGCCACTGGACCGACCTGGTCGATCTGGCCATCGACGAGTTCGTGGACATGAAGCGCACGACCCCCGGCTTCGCCGTCGTGGACTTCGGCGAGGTGCTCGGCGCCCCCGGCGAGGCCGGCAAGCGGTCGCTCGACGAGACGCAGGAGAACAACGTCGTCGTGGCCGAGCGGCTGCGCGCCCTGTCGATGGAGCTGCTCGACGCCCCCGTCGGCCCCGGGCTCGACCGGGCGCTGCTGGTGGCGGTCGAGGCCACCGACGCCGTGCTCAAGCTGGCCTTCCGCGCCGACCCTGCCGGTGACCGCGAGCTGATCGCCGAGTGCAAGCAACTGGTCCGCCGCTACCTGGCGGACCACCTGGCCTGA
- a CDS encoding GH1 family beta-glucosidase encodes MFLWGTATAAYQIEGAAGEDGRGASVWDTFSHEPGRTKGGQTGDVACDHYHRWPEDVALMAGLGVNAYRFSIAWPRVLPQGGGQVNAAGLDFYDRLVDALLAAGIQPVPTLFHWDLPQALEERGGWLNRDVAGLFADYAAVAAERLADRVPLWITLNEPFVHMAFGYAMGVHAPGRALMTGALPAAHHQLLGHGLAVRALRAAGARQVALTNNCTPVWPASGEEADVRAAQAYDVLHNRLFNDPVLLGRYPDLSAYTSAPGFVRDGDLETIAAPLDALGVNYYNPTRIAAPTGEGLPFDDAGITGYPTTAFGWPVVPDGLRELLTGLKARYGAALPPILITENGCSQQDTPAADGTIDDAARIDFLDRHIHAMRRAMADGVDVRGYFVWSLLDNFEWAEGYDQRFGLVHVDFATQRRTPKRSYHWFARFLSAQNTDT; translated from the coding sequence ATGTTCTTGTGGGGCACGGCGACGGCGGCCTATCAGATCGAGGGCGCCGCCGGTGAGGACGGCAGGGGCGCCTCCGTCTGGGACACCTTCTCCCACGAGCCAGGCCGCACCAAGGGCGGGCAGACCGGGGACGTGGCGTGCGACCACTACCACCGCTGGCCCGAGGACGTCGCGCTGATGGCGGGGCTCGGCGTGAACGCCTACCGCTTCTCGATCGCCTGGCCGCGCGTGCTGCCCCAGGGCGGCGGCCAGGTGAACGCGGCCGGCCTGGACTTCTACGACCGGCTGGTGGACGCCCTGCTGGCGGCCGGGATCCAGCCGGTGCCGACGCTGTTCCACTGGGACCTGCCGCAGGCGCTGGAGGAGCGCGGCGGCTGGCTGAACCGCGACGTCGCCGGGCTCTTCGCGGACTACGCCGCCGTGGCCGCCGAGCGGCTGGCCGACCGCGTGCCGCTGTGGATCACGCTGAACGAGCCGTTCGTGCACATGGCCTTCGGCTACGCGATGGGCGTGCACGCCCCCGGCCGGGCGCTCATGACCGGCGCCCTGCCCGCCGCCCACCACCAGCTCCTCGGCCACGGGCTGGCCGTGCGGGCCCTGCGGGCGGCCGGCGCCCGCCAGGTGGCGCTCACCAACAACTGCACGCCCGTCTGGCCGGCCTCCGGGGAGGAGGCGGACGTGCGGGCGGCGCAGGCGTACGACGTCCTGCACAACCGCCTGTTCAACGACCCCGTCCTGCTGGGCCGCTATCCGGACCTGTCGGCCTACACCTCGGCGCCCGGCTTCGTCCGCGACGGCGACCTGGAGACCATCGCCGCCCCGCTGGACGCCCTCGGCGTCAACTACTACAACCCCACCCGCATCGCCGCGCCGACCGGCGAGGGGCTCCCGTTCGACGACGCGGGCATCACCGGCTACCCGACCACGGCGTTCGGCTGGCCGGTCGTGCCCGACGGCCTGCGGGAGCTGCTCACGGGCCTGAAGGCCCGGTACGGCGCCGCCCTCCCGCCGATCCTGATCACCGAGAACGGCTGCTCACAGCAGGACACCCCGGCCGCCGACGGCACGATCGACGACGCCGCCCGCATCGACTTCCTCGACCGGCACATCCACGCCATGCGCCGGGCCATGGCCGACGGGGTGGACGTGCGCGGCTACTTCGTCTGGTCGCTGCTGGACAACTTCGAGTGGGCCGAGGGCTACGACCAGCGCTTCGGCCTGGTGCACGTGGACTTCGCCACCCAGCGCCGCACGCCCAAGCGCTCCTACCACTGGTTCGCGCGGTTCCTGAGCGCTCAGAACACCGACACGTGA
- a CDS encoding prefoldin domain-containing protein, with translation MWRLAVLVAVLSGLLGLPAPAPALADPSPAELRRLTKQAARLNELYRGQIQSLEEIRIQAKRATDTSGNLEAQLAAAQAEVSRIAQTSYMLGPLDGVRLLTPSSDPYAMLGGAANLTYMANERAERVESIRKLIEKSDDAKLNANEKIEKLRKEIKALENKKDDIQKLLQKYGFQQPGGAEGLTPRMINVRAEIMANFPMKYGVGCLRPGDPGEHGKGRACDFMMSSGGRMAAGNDAANGDALSAWLIKNGPRLGVMYIIWKQRYYDIRSGGGWDPMSDRGGVTANHYDHVHVSVF, from the coding sequence ATGTGGCGGCTCGCCGTTCTCGTCGCCGTACTCTCCGGCCTGCTCGGACTGCCCGCCCCGGCGCCGGCCCTGGCCGACCCCAGCCCCGCCGAGCTGCGCAGGCTCACCAAGCAGGCCGCCCGGCTGAACGAGCTCTACCGCGGCCAGATCCAGAGCCTGGAGGAGATCAGGATCCAGGCCAAGAGGGCCACCGACACCTCGGGCAACCTGGAGGCCCAGCTCGCCGCCGCGCAGGCCGAGGTGAGCCGGATCGCCCAGACCTCCTACATGCTGGGGCCGCTCGACGGTGTGCGCCTGCTGACCCCCAGCTCCGATCCGTACGCCATGCTGGGCGGCGCCGCCAACCTGACCTACATGGCCAACGAGCGGGCCGAGCGCGTCGAGAGCATCCGAAAGCTCATCGAGAAGTCCGACGACGCCAAGCTCAACGCGAACGAGAAGATCGAGAAGCTGCGCAAGGAGATCAAGGCCCTCGAGAACAAGAAGGACGACATCCAGAAGCTGCTCCAGAAGTACGGCTTCCAGCAGCCCGGGGGCGCCGAGGGCCTGACGCCGCGCATGATCAACGTCCGCGCGGAGATCATGGCCAACTTCCCCATGAAGTACGGCGTCGGCTGCCTGCGCCCCGGCGACCCCGGCGAGCACGGCAAGGGCCGGGCCTGCGACTTCATGATGTCGAGCGGCGGCAGGATGGCCGCGGGCAACGACGCGGCCAACGGCGACGCGCTGTCGGCCTGGCTGATCAAGAACGGTCCCCGGCTGGGCGTCATGTACATCATCTGGAAGCAGCGCTACTACGACATCCGCTCAGGCGGCGGCTGGGACCCGATGTCCGACCGCGGCGGGGTGACCGCCAACCACTACGACCACGTTCACGTGTCGGTGTTCTGA
- a CDS encoding aldehyde dehydrogenase yields the protein MRQHDKLFIGGEWVAPAGTGTIDVISPHTEEIVGRVPDGTAEDMERAVAAARQAFDHGPWPRMTFAERAEVIARLAAIYNERQAEMAQLITEEMGSPITFSNLAQAPQPLGMLQFYAELGRTFEQEEQRPGLFGPITVRREPVGVVAAVVPWNVPQFVTMTKVAPALLAGCTIVLKPAPETPLDAYLLAEWAAEAGVPAGVLNIVVAGREVGEHLISHRGVDKVAFTGSTAAGRRIAAVCGEQLKRVSLELGGKSAAIILDDADLAASMGFLSMASLMNNGQACVAQTRILASRNRYDEVVDAIAGMVSAQAVGDPADAATGIGPLVAKRQQERVEGYIKLGMDEGAKIVVGGLDRPYDRGWYVAPTVFAGVSNDMRIAREEIFGPVLAVIPYEDEADAVRIANDSDYGLAGTVWTADTEHGMEVARQVRTGTYGVNCFMLETNAPFGGYKASGIGRELGPEGLNSYLEYKTISRLG from the coding sequence ATGCGCCAGCACGACAAGCTGTTCATCGGGGGCGAATGGGTGGCCCCCGCGGGCACCGGGACGATCGACGTCATCTCCCCCCACACCGAGGAGATCGTCGGCCGGGTCCCGGACGGCACGGCCGAGGACATGGAGCGGGCGGTCGCCGCCGCCAGGCAGGCCTTCGACCACGGGCCGTGGCCGCGGATGACGTTCGCCGAGCGGGCCGAGGTGATCGCCCGGCTGGCGGCCATCTACAACGAGCGGCAGGCCGAGATGGCCCAGCTCATCACCGAGGAGATGGGCTCGCCGATCACGTTCTCCAACCTCGCGCAGGCGCCGCAGCCGCTCGGCATGCTGCAGTTCTACGCCGAGCTGGGGCGGACGTTCGAGCAGGAGGAGCAGCGGCCGGGGCTGTTCGGCCCGATCACCGTGCGCAGGGAGCCGGTGGGCGTCGTGGCGGCCGTCGTGCCGTGGAACGTCCCGCAGTTCGTCACCATGACCAAGGTCGCGCCCGCGCTGCTGGCCGGCTGCACGATCGTGCTCAAGCCGGCCCCGGAGACGCCGCTGGACGCGTACCTGCTGGCGGAGTGGGCGGCCGAGGCCGGCGTGCCCGCGGGCGTGCTCAACATCGTCGTCGCGGGCCGCGAGGTCGGCGAGCACCTGATCTCGCACCGGGGCGTGGACAAGGTCGCCTTCACCGGCTCGACCGCGGCCGGCCGGCGCATCGCCGCCGTCTGCGGCGAGCAGCTCAAGCGGGTCAGCCTGGAGCTGGGCGGCAAGTCGGCCGCGATCATCCTGGACGACGCCGACCTGGCCGCCAGCATGGGCTTCCTGTCCATGGCCTCCCTCATGAACAACGGCCAGGCGTGCGTCGCGCAGACCCGCATCCTGGCCTCGCGCAACCGCTACGACGAGGTCGTGGACGCGATCGCGGGCATGGTCTCCGCCCAGGCCGTCGGCGACCCCGCCGACGCGGCGACCGGCATCGGCCCGCTGGTGGCCAAGCGGCAGCAGGAGCGGGTGGAGGGCTACATCAAGCTCGGCATGGACGAGGGCGCCAAGATCGTGGTGGGCGGCCTCGACCGGCCGTACGACAGGGGCTGGTACGTCGCGCCCACGGTCTTCGCCGGTGTCAGCAACGACATGCGCATCGCCCGCGAGGAGATCTTCGGCCCGGTCCTGGCCGTGATCCCCTACGAGGACGAGGCCGACGCCGTCCGCATCGCCAACGACAGCGACTACGGCCTGGCCGGCACGGTCTGGACGGCCGACACCGAGCACGGCATGGAGGTGGCCCGCCAGGTCCGCACCGGCACGTACGGCGTGAACTGCTTCATGCTGGAGACCAACGCCCCCTTCGGCGGCTACAAGGCCAGCGGCATCGGCCGCGAACTGGGCCCCGAGGGCCTCAACAGCTACCTGGAGTACAAGACGATCAGCCGCCTCGGCTGA
- a CDS encoding alpha/beta hydrolase, which produces MPLAPHFPVMLRTEDGVRIDAAHTPSARTDVGIVVAHGFTGSWRDRTARRIVHVLSGYGGVIAFDFRGHGRSGGETTVGDLEILDVQAAVRHARVIGYSKLAVVGFSMGAAVAVRHAGLRGGVDAVVAVSGPARWYYRGTKPMRQVHWAIEQPFGRWAARVAKRTRIARGQWDPVPMPPHEAAGLISPTPLLIVHGDADTFFPLDHARQLYGGAREPKELWIEPGFGHAESAATPELVRRIGKWISSNFS; this is translated from the coding sequence ATGCCTCTTGCGCCTCATTTCCCCGTCATGCTCAGGACCGAGGACGGGGTCCGCATCGACGCCGCGCACACGCCCTCCGCCCGTACGGACGTGGGCATCGTCGTGGCGCACGGCTTCACCGGGTCCTGGCGCGACCGGACCGCGCGCCGCATCGTGCACGTGCTCAGCGGGTACGGCGGAGTGATCGCCTTCGATTTCCGCGGCCACGGCAGGTCCGGCGGCGAGACCACGGTGGGCGACCTGGAGATCCTCGACGTGCAGGCCGCGGTCAGGCACGCCCGGGTGATCGGCTACTCGAAGCTGGCCGTCGTCGGCTTCTCGATGGGCGCGGCGGTGGCGGTGCGGCACGCGGGGCTGCGCGGCGGGGTGGACGCGGTGGTGGCGGTGAGCGGCCCGGCCCGCTGGTACTACCGGGGGACCAAGCCGATGCGGCAGGTGCACTGGGCCATCGAACAGCCGTTCGGGCGGTGGGCGGCGCGGGTGGCCAAGCGCACGCGGATCGCACGGGGCCAGTGGGACCCGGTCCCGATGCCGCCGCACGAGGCCGCCGGGCTCATCTCGCCCACGCCGCTGCTGATCGTGCACGGGGACGCGGACACGTTCTTCCCGCTGGATCACGCTCGGCAGCTCTACGGCGGCGCCAGGGAGCCGAAGGAGCTGTGGATCGAGCCGGGATTCGGGCACGCGGAGTCCGCGGCGACGCCTGAATTGGTCCGCCGGATCGGCAAATGGATCTCCTCGAACTTTTCCTGA
- a CDS encoding LuxR C-terminal-related transcriptional regulator — MEPNRFIGRDRDVSELTALVRDERVITLSGVGGIGKTRLSLRVAAQARPWFADGVWLVELARLGDPGLVVGELARVLGVRDEIPGRLLDGLRVRLRDAGTLILLDNCEHLVEQCAELVAGLVAECPGLRFLLTSREPLHIQEELVWRVPPLELPDERRPDAESVLLFVERALAVGARGVTEHMPDVVRLCRALDGLPLALELAAARTSLLSPGRIADRLGDRFALLTTGPRTAPARQRTLLATVEWSHDLLRPKERVLLRRLSVFAGLFDLGLAERVCADGGIVRRAELLDLLGGLVDKSLVLHQGGSGRYRLLETIRQYAADRLAEVGEVARLRERHLRVICEEMERCYEGGSLAPRMPWPARFAHFTRGRTLLDDCRLAIDWAVESRDAVTGLRLARAALAILAVRGDLGESVGWHERLLALDLAEVPDDVVAVAAGALAYGLELADELVRAEELIVQGVEEQKRHPYTHWLGITYGVALTVFFRTGQTERALRYLEELEAVATAHDDPFNLATVRIAQLNLALFQGRLRQAQRYGEQALALGREAGHHWTQARALTHLGAVAEAAGDLEAAMSHHAGALPLLEGMDNRVELARCHAQLGRVAAGLGDHVAAKKHVAAGLELSRKAGQRRGVMRALSSLSALALAQGDLEGAVLAGAAATALRESIGQFGMPGRVQELLTLARDELGEGRVRLLWARGMECPPEEVARRVLDCAAVQGPLPAGLGAGPRCSGLTPREREIAVMLTRGLSNRAIATELVISPATVARHIANIMDKLGFDARSQIAVWAAERGTDVQRT; from the coding sequence GTGGAGCCCAACCGCTTCATCGGCCGCGACCGCGACGTGTCGGAGCTGACCGCCCTGGTCCGCGACGAACGCGTGATCACGCTCAGCGGGGTGGGCGGCATCGGCAAGACCCGGCTGTCGCTGCGCGTGGCGGCACAGGCGCGGCCCTGGTTCGCCGACGGCGTGTGGCTCGTGGAGCTGGCCCGCCTCGGTGACCCCGGCCTGGTGGTCGGCGAGCTGGCACGCGTGCTCGGCGTGCGCGACGAGATCCCCGGACGGCTGCTCGACGGCCTGCGCGTGCGCCTGCGCGACGCCGGCACGCTGATCCTGCTGGACAACTGCGAGCACCTGGTCGAACAGTGCGCCGAGCTGGTGGCCGGGCTCGTCGCCGAGTGTCCCGGCCTGCGCTTCCTGCTCACCAGCCGCGAGCCGCTGCACATTCAGGAGGAACTGGTCTGGCGGGTGCCGCCGCTGGAGCTGCCCGACGAGCGGCGTCCCGACGCCGAGTCGGTGCTGCTGTTCGTGGAGCGGGCGCTGGCGGTCGGGGCGCGCGGGGTGACGGAGCACATGCCCGACGTCGTCCGCCTGTGCCGGGCGCTCGACGGCCTGCCGCTGGCCCTGGAGCTGGCGGCGGCCCGCACGAGCCTGCTGAGCCCCGGCCGCATCGCCGACCGCCTCGGCGACCGGTTCGCGCTGCTGACCACCGGCCCGCGTACGGCTCCGGCCAGGCAGCGCACGCTGCTGGCCACCGTGGAGTGGAGCCACGACCTGCTCAGGCCCAAGGAGCGGGTGCTGCTGCGGCGGCTGTCGGTCTTCGCGGGGCTGTTCGACCTGGGGCTGGCCGAGCGGGTGTGCGCCGACGGCGGGATCGTGCGCAGGGCCGAGCTGCTCGACCTGCTCGGCGGCCTGGTGGACAAGTCGCTGGTGCTGCACCAGGGCGGCTCGGGCCGCTACCGCCTGCTGGAGACCATCCGGCAGTACGCCGCCGACCGCCTGGCGGAGGTGGGTGAGGTGGCCCGGCTGCGCGAGCGGCACCTGCGGGTGATCTGCGAGGAGATGGAGCGCTGCTACGAGGGTGGCTCGCTGGCGCCCCGGATGCCGTGGCCGGCGCGGTTCGCCCACTTCACCAGGGGCCGCACGCTGCTCGACGACTGCAGGCTGGCGATCGACTGGGCGGTGGAGTCGCGCGACGCGGTGACCGGGCTGCGGCTGGCGCGGGCGGCGCTGGCGATCCTGGCCGTCCGCGGTGACCTGGGCGAGAGCGTCGGCTGGCACGAGCGGCTGCTCGCGCTGGACCTGGCGGAGGTGCCCGACGACGTCGTGGCGGTGGCCGCGGGCGCGCTGGCGTACGGGCTGGAGCTGGCCGACGAGCTGGTCAGGGCCGAGGAGCTGATCGTGCAGGGGGTGGAGGAGCAGAAGCGGCACCCGTACACGCACTGGCTGGGCATCACCTACGGCGTGGCGCTGACCGTGTTCTTCCGCACGGGGCAGACCGAGCGGGCGCTGCGCTACCTGGAGGAGCTGGAGGCGGTGGCGACCGCGCACGACGACCCGTTCAACCTGGCCACGGTGCGGATCGCCCAGCTCAACCTGGCGCTGTTCCAGGGGCGGCTGCGGCAGGCCCAGCGGTACGGCGAGCAGGCGCTCGCGCTGGGCAGGGAGGCGGGCCACCACTGGACCCAGGCCAGGGCGCTGACGCATCTCGGCGCCGTGGCCGAGGCGGCGGGCGACCTGGAGGCGGCCATGTCGCACCACGCGGGTGCGCTGCCGCTGCTGGAGGGCATGGACAACCGGGTCGAGCTGGCGCGCTGCCACGCCCAGCTCGGCCGGGTGGCCGCGGGGCTGGGCGACCACGTGGCCGCCAAGAAGCACGTGGCCGCCGGGCTGGAGCTGAGCAGGAAGGCGGGGCAGCGCAGGGGCGTCATGCGGGCGCTGTCCTCGCTGTCGGCGCTGGCCCTGGCGCAGGGCGATCTGGAGGGCGCGGTGCTGGCCGGGGCCGCCGCCACCGCGCTGCGTGAGTCGATCGGGCAGTTCGGCATGCCGGGGCGGGTGCAGGAGCTGCTGACGCTGGCCCGCGACGAGCTAGGCGAGGGCCGGGTGAGGCTGCTGTGGGCCAGGGGCATGGAGTGCCCGCCCGAGGAGGTGGCCAGGAGGGTACTCGACTGCGCGGCCGTGCAGGGGCCGCTGCCGGCGGGCCTGGGGGCGGGGCCGCGCTGCTCCGGGCTGACGCCGAGGGAGCGCGAGATCGCCGTGATGCTCACGCGGGGCCTGAGCAACCGGGCGATCGCCACGGAGCTGGTGATCAGCCCGGCCACGGTGGCGCGGCACATCGCCAACATCATGGACAAGCTGGGCTTCGACGCCCGCTCGCAGATCGCGGTGTGGGCGGCCGAACGCGGTACCGACGTCCAGCGGACTTAA
- a CDS encoding AMP-binding protein has product MDERIVMVDSGTGLKLTEEQLDERSAVATLQLRRRGVRAGDTVLICLPVGPDLLVSTNAVIAAGGVVWPLPPDLDTATLRDRIQESGARVMISNVRQALDAADESRVRIVMSIADLGASHSYPAGC; this is encoded by the coding sequence ATGGATGAGCGCATCGTGATGGTGGACTCGGGCACGGGCCTGAAGCTCACCGAGGAGCAGCTGGACGAGAGGTCCGCGGTCGCGACCCTCCAGTTGCGACGCAGGGGAGTGCGCGCTGGGGACACCGTGCTCATCTGCCTGCCCGTGGGCCCCGATCTGCTGGTGTCGACCAACGCGGTGATCGCCGCGGGTGGCGTCGTGTGGCCCCTGCCGCCCGATCTCGACACCGCGACGCTGCGGGACCGCATCCAGGAGAGCGGCGCCCGCGTGATGATCTCCAACGTCCGCCAGGCCCTCGACGCGGCCGACGAGTCACGCGTGCGGATCGTCATGAGCATCGCAGACCTCGGCGCCTCACATTCGTACCCGGCGGGTTGCTGA
- a CDS encoding LuxR C-terminal-related transcriptional regulator produces MPDFPRHNLPAEPNRFVGRERDLDDLHDLFGGTRVVTLCGVGGIGKTRLALQVAAGLVPSFPDGVWLVELARVGRPELVEQELGRVLGLREEAARPLLDTMTARLRDQCCLLLLDNCEHLVDKCAEVAAALVAACPSLRILATSREPLRIPSELIWRVPPLDLPGPAASDAESVQLFMDRAAAAGTRLGPESLPDVVRLCRALDGLPLALELAAARTSLLSPGQIADRIDDRFSLLTTGGRTAPPRQRTLLAAVEWSYDLLAVKEQVLLRRLSVFAGDFDLDLAEQVCAERPIPAGDIVDLLGGLVDKSLVLCDEGRRRYWLLETIRRYAVERLEQAGEREILRQRHLDVLCELQERHFTTEMVLPDVPWPERLEALTASRDLIDDQRVALEWAVESGNVSAGLWLCRTSTGLLPLGGNVTEIVGWIERLLSLGSPGVPAEQVAHAKAYLAYGLEARDELSRALEVAEESLEGMAPAEAYPRCVMHSLVVVVLLRMGRTDDALHHAEAGLALAGRTGDTWNQAAGLLGLSAVALVRGRLREAQRHGEEALTRARAHGHRWLMARAATQLGSVAEARGDLVTAKTQYELAVPWLSELGGDPELTRCLTRIGRVAAMLHEFGTAREQLAASLELARATGQRQGVARCLVGLSVLAECEGDLEGAVLTAAAAAGLRESIGQHSATTRIEELLGRARTKLGEGRTTSLWSRGRAMSPDDAARHVLAGERLAQKPAPVAAEPVKHSLLTAREQEIAGLLTRGLSNRAIAEELVISPATVARHIANIMEKLGYTSRAQIAVWATEHQKGAS; encoded by the coding sequence ATGCCAGATTTCCCCCGGCACAACCTTCCGGCTGAGCCCAACCGGTTCGTCGGCCGCGAGCGCGATCTCGATGACCTGCACGACCTGTTCGGCGGCACCAGGGTGGTCACGCTGTGCGGGGTCGGCGGCATCGGCAAGACCCGGCTGGCCCTCCAGGTGGCGGCCGGGCTGGTGCCGTCGTTCCCCGACGGCGTGTGGCTGGTGGAGCTGGCCAGGGTCGGCCGGCCCGAGTTGGTCGAGCAGGAGCTGGGCCGCGTGCTGGGCCTGCGTGAGGAGGCCGCCAGGCCGCTGCTCGACACCATGACGGCCCGGCTGCGCGACCAGTGCTGCCTGCTGTTGCTCGACAACTGCGAGCATCTGGTCGACAAGTGCGCCGAGGTGGCCGCCGCGCTCGTCGCCGCCTGCCCCTCGCTGCGCATCCTGGCCACCAGCAGGGAGCCGCTGCGCATCCCCAGCGAGCTGATCTGGCGGGTGCCGCCGCTCGACCTGCCAGGCCCCGCCGCCTCCGACGCCGAGTCCGTCCAGCTGTTCATGGACCGGGCCGCGGCGGCGGGCACCAGGCTGGGGCCGGAGAGCCTGCCGGACGTGGTGCGGCTGTGCCGGGCGCTCGACGGGCTGCCGCTGGCGCTGGAGCTGGCCGCGGCCCGCACCAGCCTGCTCAGCCCCGGCCAGATCGCCGACCGCATCGACGACCGCTTCTCGCTGCTGACCACCGGCGGCCGTACCGCGCCGCCCCGCCAGCGCACGCTGCTGGCGGCCGTGGAGTGGAGCTACGACCTGCTCGCGGTCAAGGAGCAGGTGCTGCTGCGGCGGCTGTCGGTGTTCGCCGGTGATTTCGACCTCGACCTGGCCGAGCAGGTCTGCGCCGAGCGGCCCATCCCCGCGGGCGACATCGTCGATCTGCTCGGCGGGCTGGTCGACAAGTCGCTCGTGCTGTGCGACGAGGGCCGCAGGCGCTACTGGCTGCTGGAGACCATCAGGCGGTACGCCGTCGAGCGGCTCGAACAGGCCGGCGAGCGCGAGATCCTGCGCCAGCGGCACCTCGACGTCCTGTGCGAGCTGCAGGAGCGGCACTTCACGACCGAGATGGTGCTCCCCGACGTGCCCTGGCCTGAGCGGCTGGAGGCGCTGACCGCCAGCCGCGACCTCATCGACGACCAGAGGGTGGCGCTGGAGTGGGCGGTCGAGTCCGGCAACGTCAGCGCGGGCCTGTGGCTGTGCAGGACCAGCACGGGGCTGCTGCCCCTCGGCGGCAACGTGACGGAGATCGTCGGCTGGATCGAGCGGCTGCTCTCGCTCGGCTCGCCCGGCGTGCCCGCCGAGCAGGTCGCGCACGCCAAGGCCTATCTCGCCTACGGGCTGGAGGCGCGCGACGAGCTGAGCCGGGCGCTGGAGGTGGCCGAGGAGAGCCTGGAGGGCATGGCGCCCGCCGAGGCGTACCCGCGCTGCGTCATGCACAGCCTCGTCGTCGTGGTGCTGCTCCGGATGGGGCGCACCGACGACGCGCTGCACCACGCGGAGGCGGGCCTGGCCCTGGCCGGCCGCACCGGCGACACCTGGAACCAGGCGGCGGGGCTGCTCGGGCTGTCGGCGGTGGCGCTGGTGCGCGGCAGGCTGCGGGAGGCGCAGCGGCACGGCGAGGAGGCGCTGACGCGGGCGCGCGCGCACGGCCACCGCTGGCTGATGGCCAGGGCCGCGACCCAGCTCGGCTCGGTGGCGGAGGCCCGCGGCGACCTGGTGACCGCCAAGACCCAGTACGAGCTGGCCGTGCCGTGGCTGAGCGAGCTGGGCGGCGACCCCGAGCTGACCCGGTGCCTGACGCGGATCGGCAGGGTGGCGGCGATGCTGCACGAGTTCGGCACCGCGCGCGAGCAGCTGGCCGCCAGCCTGGAGCTGGCGCGGGCCACCGGGCAGCGGCAGGGCGTGGCCCGCTGCCTGGTGGGGCTGTCGGTGCTGGCCGAGTGCGAGGGCGACCTGGAGGGCGCGGTGCTGACCGCCGCCGCGGCGGCGGGGCTGCGCGAGTCGATCGGGCAGCACTCGGCCACGACCAGGATCGAGGAGCTGCTCGGCCGGGCCCGCACCAAGCTGGGCGAGGGCCGCACGACCTCGCTGTGGTCGCGCGGCCGGGCGATGAGCCCCGACGACGCCGCCCGCCACGTGCTGGCGGGCGAGCGCCTGGCGCAGAAGCCGGCTCCGGTGGCGGCCGAGCCGGTCAAGCACTCGCTGCTGACCGCGCGCGAGCAGGAGATCGCCGGGCTGCTCACGCGGGGGCTGTCCAACCGGGCCATCGCCGAGGAACTGGTGATCAGCCCGGCGACCGTGGCCCGCCACATCGCCAACATCATGGAGAAGCTCGGCTACACCTCACGGGCGCAGATCGCGGTGTGGGCCACCGAACATCAGAAGGGAGCCTCGTAG